The sequence GAAGCCGTTTTCCTTGCCTGACACCAGCACTGCGCCACGAATCTCGGGCGAGTCGCGCAGCGTACTCACCAGTTGCTCCAGCTCGGTCTGAACCTCATCACTGATGACGTTCAGGCGCTTGCCAGCCATGTCGAAGGTGACCAGCGCAACGCCGTCCGCATCGATCTGAATGGAGAAATTCTTCATGCTCTTACACTCGCTCGATGACGGTTGCGGTACCCATGCCAGCGCCGACACAGAGGTTGACCAGGGCGGTCTGCTTGTCGGTGCGTTCCAGCTCATCCAGCGCGGTTCCGAGAATCATCGCGCCAGTGGCACCCAGCGGATGGCCCATGGCGATGGCGCCGCCGTTGACGTTGACCTTGGCGGGGTCGAGTTCCAGCAACTGGAGGTAGCGGAGCACGACGGCGGCGAAGGCTTCGTTGAGCTCGAACAAATCGATGTCGGCCGTCGTCATGCCTAGCCGTTTGAGGACCTTTTGCGTTACCAGCGCCGGCCCGGTGAGCATGATGGTCGGCTCCGAGCCGATAGACGCCATGCCCATGATCCGGGCGCGAGGCTTCAAGCCCAGCGCTTCACCAGCTTCCTTCGAGCCGATCAGCACTGCGGCAGCGCCGTCGACCACACCAGACGAGTTGCCGCCGTGGTGTACGTGGCTGATCGCGCCCAGTTGCGGGTAACGCTGCAACGCCGCGATGTCGTAGCCAGATTCACCCTGCTTGACGAATGCGGGCTTGAGTCCGGCCAGGGAATCAACCGTGGTTTGCGGCCGCATGTGCTCATCGCGATCGAGCAGGACGATGCCGGACTGGTCCAGCACCGGCACGATGGACTTGGCGAAACGCCCTTCTTCCCAGGCCTGCGCAGCACGGCGCTGGCTTTGGACCGCATAGCCGTCGACGTCCTCACGGCTATAGCCGTGAAGACTGGCGATCAGATCGGCGCCGATGCCCTGGGGCGCGTAGTAGTGATCGAAGGCAAACGTCGGGTCGACCAGCATGGCGCCGCCGTCGGCACCCAGCGCCACGCGCGACATGGACTCGACCCCCCCGGCGACGACGAACTGCGCCTCGCCGCTGAGCACCTTGCCCGCGGCCATGTTGCAGGCCTCAAGCCCCGATGCGCAGAAGCGGTTGATGCTCACGCCCGGCACACGCTGGTCGTAGCCGGCCACCAGCGCGGCGATGCGGGCGATGTCGCTGCCCTGCTCGCCCACGGGCATGACGCAGCCAAGAATGACGTCGTCGATCAAAGCGGTGTCCAGCTCGTTGCGGTCGCGTATTGCCCGCAGCACCTGGCTGGCCAGGTTCAAGGACGTCAGTTCGTGCAAGGCGCCATCCGGGCGGCCGCGGCCGCGCGGGGTCCGCACCGCGTCAAAAATATAGGCAGAAGTCATGATTCCTCCGGCCGCTGCTGCCAGCGGCGATAACCGTTCAAGCCAGAAAAGCGCGTCATACGACTCAACGCGGAGCGAGACGGATAGCGCCGTCGAGGCGCACGGACTCGCCGTTGATGTAGCCGTTGGTGGCCATGAACTCGACCAGGTCGGCGTATTCCTCCGGCAAACCGAGGCGTGCCGGGAACGGCACGGACACCGCCAGCGACTGCTGCACGTTCTCGGGAAGGCCAGCCATCATCGGCGTGGCGAAAAGGCCCGGCAGGATGGTGTTGATGCGAATGCCTTCGCTCGCCAGGTCGCGAGCAATCGGCAGGGTCATACCCACCACGCCGGCTTTGGATGCGGAGTAGGCGGCTTGTCCGACCTGCCCGTCCTGAGCGGCGACGCTGGCGGTATTGACGATAACTCCGCGCTCGCCGTACTCCAGCGGTTCGAGGCCAAGCATGCCGGCGGCCGAGCGGGCCAGGCAGCGGAAGGTGCCAACCAGGTTGATCTGCAGCACACGATCAAAATCAGCGCTGGGAAAGGACCTTATCTCGCCGCTTTTACGGTCTCGCGAAGCGGTCTTCATGCCTTTGGAGATACCCGCGCAGTTAATCAAAATGCGCTCCTGGCCATGCGCTTCGCGGGCGCTGGCAAAGCCTGCATCCACGGATTCGTCGGATTGCACATCAACGCGACAGAACACACCGCCTACCTCTTTTGCCACTTGTTCGCCACGCTCGGCGTTCATGTCGAAGATCGCGACCTTCACACCCGCGGCCGC is a genomic window of Stutzerimonas stutzeri containing:
- a CDS encoding acetyl-CoA C-acetyltransferase; amino-acid sequence: MTSAYIFDAVRTPRGRGRPDGALHELTSLNLASQVLRAIRDRNELDTALIDDVILGCVMPVGEQGSDIARIAALVAGYDQRVPGVSINRFCASGLEACNMAAGKVLSGEAQFVVAGGVESMSRVALGADGGAMLVDPTFAFDHYYAPQGIGADLIASLHGYSREDVDGYAVQSQRRAAQAWEEGRFAKSIVPVLDQSGIVLLDRDEHMRPQTTVDSLAGLKPAFVKQGESGYDIAALQRYPQLGAISHVHHGGNSSGVVDGAAAVLIGSKEAGEALGLKPRARIMGMASIGSEPTIMLTGPALVTQKVLKRLGMTTADIDLFELNEAFAAVVLRYLQLLELDPAKVNVNGGAIAMGHPLGATGAMILGTALDELERTDKQTALVNLCVGAGMGTATVIERV
- a CDS encoding SDR family NAD(P)-dependent oxidoreductase, which gives rise to MKLGSNIAAVVTGGASGLGEAVVRKLAAAGVKVAIFDMNAERGEQVAKEVGGVFCRVDVQSDESVDAGFASAREAHGQERILINCAGISKGMKTASRDRKSGEIRSFPSADFDRVLQINLVGTFRCLARSAAGMLGLEPLEYGERGVIVNTASVAAQDGQVGQAAYSASKAGVVGMTLPIARDLASEGIRINTILPGLFATPMMAGLPENVQQSLAVSVPFPARLGLPEEYADLVEFMATNGYINGESVRLDGAIRLAPR